The sequence below is a genomic window from bacterium.
TTCCGCCGCGCAATCTCACGGCTGCTCTTATCCCTTTCGTAGCGCCACGCCAGCAACTCACGGGAGTGCGCCGGCAGTTTCTCCAGGCAACTCTCCAACGCCCGATGCTCGTCGTTCGGCTCGGGCTCCTGTTCGAGCAGCAGCGCGGCCTTCTCCAACAGCCGCGGTCGCAGTTCCACGGCATAGCGCTCGTGCATGGCCTTCTCGCGTTTCGCCCGCTT
It includes:
- a CDS encoding sigma-70 family RNA polymerase sigma factor, with the translated sequence MVLDTFVQAYEQLDHFRLDEDFGVWLRTLCRYRILTELKRAKREKAMHERYAVELRPRLLEKAALLLEQEPEPNDEHRALESCLEKLPAHSRELLAWRYERDKSSREIARRKDRSVTWVTTTLCRIRKTLRQCIQSAMAGESSP